From the Anaeromyxobacter dehalogenans 2CP-1 genome, the window GCGGGCGCGAGGAGCGCGCGGGCGGTCTCGTTCCCGAGGAAGTCGAGGATCCGGTCGGGCGCGTCCAGGAAGTCGAGCGCGTGCGCGGTGGGCGGGGTGTCGAGGACGATCAGGTCGTAGTCGCGGTCGGTGGCCAGCTCGTAGAGCTTCTCCATCGCCATGTACTCCTGCGAGCCGGCCAGCGCGGCGGACATCTGCTGGTACAGCCGGTTGCGCAGGATGCGGTCGCGGCGGGCAGGGTCCGGCGCGTGGCGGCCCACCAGGTCGTCCCAGGTGCGCTTCACGTCCAGCATCATCGCCCACAGCTCGCCGCGCGGCCGCAGCCCCGCCTCGGCGAGCTTGTGCTCCGGCACGCGCGACTCGACGTTGCCGAGCGTGGCCAGCCCGAGCGCGTTCGCGAGGCGCCGCGCCGGGTCGATGGTGCACACCAGCACCCGGCCGCCCTCCAGCGCGCGCGAGAGCGCCAGCGCGGCCGCGGCGGTGGTCTTGCCCACCCCGCCGGCGCCGACGCACACCGCCACCCGGCGGCCGCCCAGGCTGTCGCGCACGGTGGTCACGGGCGCGCCTCCGCGGGCGGCGCGGCCGCGAGCGCCGCCGCGATGGCCTCCACCGCCGCCGGCCCCCACTCCACCATCGGCAGGAGCGGCAGCACGGTGGTGGGCAGGTCGAGCGCGGCCCGGGCGCGGACCAGGTAGCGCCCGGCGGCCTCGGCGCGCAGCGCCTGGATCCGCCCGGCCTCGGCGGCGGGCCCGAGCGGCGCCGCGGCGGCGGCGAGGCGGGCCAGCTCCGCCGCCTCGGCCGCGTCGAAGCGCGCGGGCGGCATGGCGTTCACCACCAGCGCGGCCACCGCCATGCCCAGCTCGCCGCGCACCAGCCCGTCGAGCTCGATCACCTCGTTGACCGGCATCTCCTCGGGCAGCGTGACCAGCGCCACGCCGGTGCGCGCCGGGTCCACCAGCAGCGCCTGCATCCACTCGGCGTCGTGGCGCAGCGGGCCGGCCGGCACGGTGTCCACGAGCGCGGACGGGACGCGCAGGAGCTGGACGGCGTGGCCGGTGGCGGGGGCGTCGAGCAGCACCAGGTCCCAGCGCGGCCGCCCGCCCTCCTCGGCGCGCACCTCGTGCAGCACCTTGCCGAGCATCACCAGCTCGGCGAGGCCCGGCACCATGCGCAGGAAGTAGCGCACCAGCCGGTTCTCGAAGACCGCCTCGTAGATGGTCCGGAACTTCAGGACCATGAGGCCGTACTCGCGCATGGCCTCGTGCGGGGTCACGTTGATGGTCGAGAGCCCGGGCAGCGCCTCCCGGACGAAGGGCCCCGAGGCAGGCGCGCCGAGCAGGGGGGCGACCCGCTCGCGGGTCGCGTTCACCTCGCACACCAGCACGCGCTTGCCCGCGCGGGCGGCGAGCAGGGCGAGCGCGGCGCAGACGGTCGTCTTGCCCACGCCGCCCTTGCCGGTCACGACGAGCAGGCGGCGATCGAGCAGGCCGGGGGAAGCCACTGGGCTTGACAAGCTATCGAGCGGAAAGGGACAAGTCCACACACGATGATCCTCGACGACGTGCTGCGGAATCCCGTGCTGAAGCGCGCCCTCGCCGCCGGCGAGGAGCAGGTGGGCCGGGTGGTCGGGAAGCTGCTCGCCAGCGACCGGGTCGGCGGGGGGCTCCAGTCGCTGGTGAGCTCGGCGCTGCAGGCGCGGAGCACCTTCGACCGCGGGGTCCGGCAGGCGCTGCACGCGGCCAACCTCCCGTCGCGCGACGACGTCGCGGCGCTGAAGCGCAAGCTGGAGGAGCTCGAGCAGGTGATCGACGGGCTCTCCGAGCGCGTGGACCGCGGCGGCCCGGACCGCGGCGGCCCGGACCGCGGCGGGCCCGGTCCGGAGTAGCGCGCCGGCGGGGGGGACGTGGCCGGCATGCGGCGGATCGCGTTCATCAACGAGAAGGGCGGTACCTGCAAGACCACGCTGTGCGTGCACGTGGCGGCGCGGCTCGCGGCGCGCGGGCTGCGCGTGCTGGTGGCCGACCTCGACACGCAGGGCCACGCCGGGAAGTCGCTCGGCGTGGACGTGCGCGGCCTGTCGCCCACCGTCCACGAGTGGCTGCTCGACGACGCGGTGCCGCTCGAGCGGGTGGTCCGGCCCACCGCGGTGGCCGGCCTCGACCTGCTGCCCGCGAACAAGGACCTGGCCGGCTTCCCGGTGGCGGTGGCCGCGGCGGCGGATCGCGCCGAGCGGCTCGATCGACGGCTCGCCACGGTGGGCGAGGACCGGTACGACGCGGTGCTCATCGACGCGCCGCCCTCGCTGTCGCTCGTGACCGAGAACGTGCTGCGCGCCGCGCGCGAGCTGGTGGTGCCGGTCGCGCTCACCTACCTCGCGCTCGACGGGTGCGCCGAGATCGTCCAGAGCCTGGAGCGGCTCCGGGCCGAGCGCGGCGCGGCGCCGGCCATCGCGCTGGTGGTGCCCACGCTGTACCGGAAGACGCAGCTCGCCGACGAGATCCTGGCGAAGCTGCGCGAGCGGTTCCCGGGGGAGCTGTCGCGGACCGTGCTGGGCTGGTCGGTGAAGGTGGACGAGGCGCAGAGCCACGGCCGGACCGTGTTCGAGCACGCGCCCCGGTCGAGCGGCGCGGCCGCGCTCGCCGCGATCGGCGACGAGGTGCTGGCGCGCGCGCCCGCACCGGCCGGCGTCACGGCAGCGGCGGCCCGAGCGGCCGGCTCCTGACGAGCTCCAGCACGAGGTCGCGGAACGCGCTCACCTTGCGCGGGACGTGGCGCGTCGCGGGCGTCACCACGTAGAGGTTGCCGCCGCTCCGCACCAGGCGCGGCAGCACGCGCACCAGCGTCCCAGCCGCCAGGTCCTGCTCCGCCATGAACGAGGGCAGCAGGCCGATGCCGGCGCCGGCCCGCATCGCCTCGCGCACGAACAGCAGCTCCGGGCACAGGATCCGCGAGCGGGGCGTCACCTCCACGGTCCCGCGCGCCCCCTCGAGCCGCAGCTTGCGGGCCTGCGTCCCGAACGTCACCCAGTCGTGCGCCTCGAGCTCCACCTCGGTGCGCGGCGTCCCGCGCCGCGCCAGGTAGAGCGGGGAGGCGAACAGCTGCAGCTGCACCGGGGAGGCCTTCCTCGCCACCAGCGTCGAGTCCTTCAGCCCCGGCGCCACGCGCAGCGCCACGTCGAAGCCCTCCGCCACCAGGTCCACCAGCCGGCTGCTCAGGTCGAGCTCCACCGAGACCGCCGGGTAGCGCAGCGTGTAGCGCGCGGTGAGCTCGGCCAGGAAGAAGATGCCGATGTCCACCGGCGCAGTGACGCGCAGCAGCCCCGACGGCTCCTCCTCGCGCTCCGGCAGCTCGCCGAGCGCGCTCTCCAGGCCCTGGAGCAGCGGGGCGATCCGGTCGTACAGCCCGGTGCCGGCCGCGCTCAGCGACACCTGGCGCGTGGTGCGGAACAGGAGCTGCACCCCGAGCTCCTCCTCGAGCCGCGCCACGGCACGGCTGGCCGACGACTTCGGGATGCGCAGCTCGCGCGCGGCGGCGGAGAAGCTGGCGGTGCGCGCGACGGCGGTGAACACGCGGAGCAGGTCGAGGTCCATCGTTCCTCCAGCGCAACACTCATTCCCTGTGCGGCTGATTGCGCCATGAACGGAACGGTATCAGATTCCTCCCGTCAGCGAGGAGCCGACCCGCGAGAACCGCGCGGAACCTTCACGAATCGAAGCAGAAAGGAATCCGACATGGCCACCACCCCCTGGAGCGTCGACGTCACCCACTCCGCCATCCACTTCTGGGTCCGCCACATGGTCATCTCCAAGGTGCACGGCCGGTTCGCCAGATGGACCGGCACCCTGGAGCTCGATCCGCAGGACCTCACCGGCGCGAAGGTGGACGTGAAGATCGACGCCGCCTCCATCGACACCCAGGTCGCCGACCGCGACACGCACCTGCGCTCGGCGGACTTCCTCGACGTCGCGAAGTACCCGGAGCTCACGTTCCGCTCGCGGCGCATCGAGAAGGCCGGCGACGGCTACCGGGTGGTGGGCGACCTCACCCTGCACGGCGTGACGCGCGAGGTGACGCTGGACGCCGAGTTCGCCGGCATCGGCAAGGACCCCTGGGGCAACGAGCGCGCCGGCTTCTCGGCGAAGGCCGCGCTCGACCGCAAGGCGTTCGGGCTGGCGTGGAACGCGGCGCTCGAGACCGGCGGCGTGCTGGTGGGGGAGAAGGTGGAGATCACGATCGAGCTCGAGGCGGTGAAGCAGGCCGCGAAGCAGTCGGACGCGGCGTAGGCCGCGGCACGTGGGAGGCGCGATGGAGCGGCAGGGCGCGGGGCGGCGGATGCCGGTGCTGTTCGTGGGGCACGGCTCGCCCATGAACGCGATCGAGGACAACCGGTGGAGCTGCGCGTTCCGCGGCCTCGCGCCGCTGCTCCCGCGGCCCCGCGCGATCCTGGCGGTGTCGGCCCACTTCGTCACCGAGGGCAGCGTCCTCACCGGCCAGGAGCGGCCCGAGACCGTCCACGACTTCGGCGGCTTCCCCGACGCGCTGTTCCGCGTCCGCTACCCGGCCCCGGGCGCTCCGGAGCTGGCGCGGCGCGCGGCGGCACTGGTCGCGGGGGACGGCGCCCGGGTGGTGGACGCCTGGGGGCTCGACCACGGCACCTGGAGCGTGCTCGTGCACCTGTTCCCGGCGGCCGACGTTCCGGTGGTGCAGCTTTCCATCTCCGCGGAGCTGGACCCGGCCGCCCACCTCGCGCTGGGCCGGGCGCTGGCGCCGCTCCGCGACGAGGGCGTGCTGGTGATGGGCAGCGGCAACCTGGTGCACGACCTGCGGCACGCGTTCGACGCGTGGCGCAGGGGCGACGCCACCACGCCGGCGTGGGCCGCGCGGTTCGACGCGGACGCGGCCGCCGCGCTGGAGCGCGGCGACGCGCGCTGGCTGGTGGAGGCGCTCGGGACGCCGGACGGCCGGCGCGCGCACCCCACGCCCGAGCACTACCTGCCGCTGCTGTACGCGGCCGGGGCGGCGGGCGCGGACCCGGTGCGGTTCCCCATCACCGGCTTCGACATGGGCTCGCTGTCGATGCGCGCCGCGCTGTTCGGCTAGCGCGTCACTGCGCGGCGGGAGGCTCCTGCGGCGGCGGCGGCCGGTCGTCGCGCGCCGACTCCTCCAGCTTCCGCTCCAGCTCGTGCAGGCGCGCGGTGATCTCGTCGAGCTGCCGGCGCACCTCGGAGAGGCTGGAGACGCCGTCCACGGCCGCGCGCACCCGCTCGTCGACCCGGCGCTGGAGGGACGCCATGGCCTCCTGCGAGGCGGCCATCAGCTCCTTGGCGCGATCGCCGGTGGCCTGGCTCCGCGCCATCAGGTTCTGCACCCGCTGCTCGGCCGCGGCCCGGACCGCCTCGACCCGCCCGCGGAGCTCGGCCTGCGTCCCCACCACCAGCCGCTGGGCCACCTCGCCGCCGTGGCGGATGAGGTCCCGGAGCGTCTCGAGGCTCATCTTGGAGGTCTTCTTCTCCTCCTCGAAGATGATCTGCGCGAGCGTGATGGAGGTGAGGTCCTCCTTGGTGCGGTTGTCGATGATCTTGACCTCGGCACCGCCCTTGATCATCTCGGCGATCTCGTCGAGCGTGACGTACCGGGACTCCACCGTGTCGTAGAGCTTCCGGTTCGTGTACCGCTTGATGACCTTCGGCTCGACGGCGGCGCTGGTGTCCGTACCTTCGGTGTGCTGGTCGCTCATCGCTCCATCCGCGGCGGTAAGTGTGCGAAACTTCGGGCATTGTTCCTGCGGTTGGCGCTTGGTGTCAAGCGGCATGACGGTGTAACGTCCTGCCGGCGCCCCGCATGATCGCCCACTGCACCCACTGCCAGGCGAAGTTCCGGATCGCGGACGACAAGATCGGCCCGCGCGGCGCGAAGGTGCGCTGCTCGCATTGCAAGACGGTGTTCGCGGTCCGTCGGCCCGACGCCCCGCCGGTCGCCGCGCCGCCGGAGCCTCGTCCGGCGCCGCTCCCGCCGCCGGGCCCGGCGCTCCCCGGCCCGGCCGATCCTTTCGCGGAGCCTGCCTTCGCGGCGGCGCAGGATCCGTTCGCCGCCGATCCGTTCGCAGCCCCGCGTCCGCCCGTCCAGGCGCCGGCGCCGGATCCGTTCGGCCCCGATCCGTTCGCCGGTCCGGCCCGCGGGGCGCCGGCCGCGGACCCGTTCGCGCTCGAGACGCCCCCGACCGGCTTCGCGGGGCCCGATGGCGCGGATCCGTTCGCGTTCACGATGGGTGATCGCCCCGGCGCCGAGGCCGCCGCCGGCCCGGCCGATCCGTTCGCGCCGGAGGCCGGGGGCGCGGACCCGTTCGCCGCTGCGCTCGCCGGCGCAGCCGATCCGTTCGCGGCGTCCGTGTCGCCCCGCCGCAGGGCGGCCGCCGCCGAGATCCCGGCGGGCCTGGCGGCGCCCGCGCCGGGCGCCGCGCCGGGCGGCTCGTCGGCGCTGCCGCTCACCGATCTCTCCGACCTGCTCGGCGACGCGCCCGCGCCGCCGCCGCCGCTCCCCGCGCCGCCCGCGCTCGCGCCCGAGCCGCTGCCGCCCGCGGGCGGCCTCGACCTCGCGTTCCCGCCCGAGCCGGCTCCCGGCCTTCCGGCCGGGCTGGCCCTGGAGCTCGCCGGCCCGTCCGAGCTGGAGGCACCGCTCGACCCGCCGGCGCCGCCGCCCGCCATGGACCTCGACCTCGCCGGCGGGCCCGATCTCGGCCTCCCCGGCGGCCCGCTGGCCGGTCCGGACCTGGCGCTCGAGGAGCGCTCGACGCCGGCGCCGGCGCGGCTGGACGAGCCGCCGCTCGAGGACGATCCGTTCGCGCGGGCCGCGCCGTGGGCGGCGGGCGGCGGCGACGCCGGTCCGAACGAGCTCTCGTTCGCGGATCGCGGCGAGGAGACGCTGGCGCTCGCCACCGAGCCGTCCGGCCCGCAGGAGGCCCCGCCTCCGCTCCCCCCGGAGCCCCCCCGGCCTGCCCGGGCGGCCGCGGTCGCGGAGGCGCCGGCGGAGGCGTCGGCGCGCGACGCGTCGAGGCCCGCGGGCCCGCGCGGCGGGCGGCTGCGCTCGATGGCGGTGAACGCCGCGGCCCTGGCGGCGCTGCTGCTGGTCGCGCTCGCGTTCCGGGTGGCGTGGCGCGGCGACGCGCCGCTCGAGCCGGGCGCGTTCCGGCCCTCGTCGGTGCTGGGCGCGGTGGGCGTGGGCGAGCGCGCCGCCGGACCGCTCTCGGTGGCCGAGCTGCGCAGCGGGCTCTACGACCGCGCGCGCGGCGGTCCGGTGCTGTTCGTGCGCGGCAAGGTCGTCTCGCGCGCGCCGTCGCCGGTGGCCCGCGCGCGCGTGGAGGTGGAGCTCGTCCGCGACGGCCAGGTGATCGCGCGCGGCACCGCGCCGGCCGGCGCCGTCGCGACGCCGGAGGAGCTGCACGGCGCCGGCGGGGCCGCCGAGCTCGAGGCGGTGGCCCGCGCCGTGGAAGCGCGCGCGCCCGCCCGGATCCGCCCCGGCGAGTCGCTGCCGTTCCTGGTCGTGCTGCCGGACGCGCCGGACGACCTGGCCGGCGCCACCGTGCGGGTGGCGGCGATCGGCGGCGTGGAGGCGGCGGCCCGATGACCGCGGGCGCGGCGCCCGGGCCGGAGGCGGAGGCCCGCGCGCTGATCCGCCGGCTGTACGCGCTGGAGGAGGGGCCCATGCGCGCGCGCGCCGCGGCGCGCGCGCTCGGGGCCGTGGAGCCGGAGCGGGCGGCGGAGCTGATCGCCGCGCTGGCCCGCCGCGGCGCGGGCGAGGCGCGGGGCGCGATGGCGGCGATCGGCCAGGCGCTGCGCGATCCCGAGCCCGACCTCCCCTACGCCTGGCGCGCCGA encodes:
- a CDS encoding polyhydroxyalkanoate synthesis repressor PhaR, with amino-acid sequence MSDQHTEGTDTSAAVEPKVIKRYTNRKLYDTVESRYVTLDEIAEMIKGGAEVKIIDNRTKEDLTSITLAQIIFEEEKKTSKMSLETLRDLIRHGGEVAQRLVVGTQAELRGRVEAVRAAAEQRVQNLMARSQATGDRAKELMAASQEAMASLQRRVDERVRAAVDGVSSLSEVRRQLDEITARLHELERKLEESARDDRPPPPQEPPAAQ
- a CDS encoding ArsA family ATPase: MASPGLLDRRLLVVTGKGGVGKTTVCAALALLAARAGKRVLVCEVNATRERVAPLLGAPASGPFVREALPGLSTINVTPHEAMREYGLMVLKFRTIYEAVFENRLVRYFLRMVPGLAELVMLGKVLHEVRAEEGGRPRWDLVLLDAPATGHAVQLLRVPSALVDTVPAGPLRHDAEWMQALLVDPARTGVALVTLPEEMPVNEVIELDGLVRGELGMAVAALVVNAMPPARFDAAEAAELARLAAAAAPLGPAAEAGRIQALRAEAAGRYLVRARAALDLPTTVLPLLPMVEWGPAAVEAIAAALAAAPPAEARP
- a CDS encoding zinc-ribbon domain-containing protein — protein: MIAHCTHCQAKFRIADDKIGPRGAKVRCSHCKTVFAVRRPDAPPVAAPPEPRPAPLPPPGPALPGPADPFAEPAFAAAQDPFAADPFAAPRPPVQAPAPDPFGPDPFAGPARGAPAADPFALETPPTGFAGPDGADPFAFTMGDRPGAEAAAGPADPFAPEAGGADPFAAALAGAADPFAASVSPRRRAAAAEIPAGLAAPAPGAAPGGSSALPLTDLSDLLGDAPAPPPPLPAPPALAPEPLPPAGGLDLAFPPEPAPGLPAGLALELAGPSELEAPLDPPAPPPAMDLDLAGGPDLGLPGGPLAGPDLALEERSTPAPARLDEPPLEDDPFARAAPWAAGGGDAGPNELSFADRGEETLALATEPSGPQEAPPPLPPEPPRPARAAAVAEAPAEASARDASRPAGPRGGRLRSMAVNAAALAALLLVALAFRVAWRGDAPLEPGAFRPSSVLGAVGVGERAAGPLSVAELRSGLYDRARGGPVLFVRGKVVSRAPSPVARARVEVELVRDGQVIARGTAPAGAVATPEELHGAGGAAELEAVARAVEARAPARIRPGESLPFLVVLPDAPDDLAGATVRVAAIGGVEAAAR
- a CDS encoding YceI family protein, yielding MATTPWSVDVTHSAIHFWVRHMVISKVHGRFARWTGTLELDPQDLTGAKVDVKIDAASIDTQVADRDTHLRSADFLDVAKYPELTFRSRRIEKAGDGYRVVGDLTLHGVTREVTLDAEFAGIGKDPWGNERAGFSAKAALDRKAFGLAWNAALETGGVLVGEKVEITIELEAVKQAAKQSDAA
- a CDS encoding ParA family protein → MRRIAFINEKGGTCKTTLCVHVAARLAARGLRVLVADLDTQGHAGKSLGVDVRGLSPTVHEWLLDDAVPLERVVRPTAVAGLDLLPANKDLAGFPVAVAAAADRAERLDRRLATVGEDRYDAVLIDAPPSLSLVTENVLRAARELVVPVALTYLALDGCAEIVQSLERLRAERGAAPAIALVVPTLYRKTQLADEILAKLRERFPGELSRTVLGWSVKVDEAQSHGRTVFEHAPRSSGAAALAAIGDEVLARAPAPAGVTAAAARAAGS
- a CDS encoding LysR family transcriptional regulator, with the protein product MDLDLLRVFTAVARTASFSAAARELRIPKSSASRAVARLEEELGVQLLFRTTRQVSLSAAGTGLYDRIAPLLQGLESALGELPEREEEPSGLLRVTAPVDIGIFFLAELTARYTLRYPAVSVELDLSSRLVDLVAEGFDVALRVAPGLKDSTLVARKASPVQLQLFASPLYLARRGTPRTEVELEAHDWVTFGTQARKLRLEGARGTVEVTPRSRILCPELLFVREAMRAGAGIGLLPSFMAEQDLAAGTLVRVLPRLVRSGGNLYVVTPATRHVPRKVSAFRDLVLELVRSRPLGPPLP
- the ygiD gene encoding 4,5-DOPA dioxygenase extradiol, with protein sequence MERQGAGRRMPVLFVGHGSPMNAIEDNRWSCAFRGLAPLLPRPRAILAVSAHFVTEGSVLTGQERPETVHDFGGFPDALFRVRYPAPGAPELARRAAALVAGDGARVVDAWGLDHGTWSVLVHLFPAADVPVVQLSISAELDPAAHLALGRALAPLRDEGVLVMGSGNLVHDLRHAFDAWRRGDATTPAWAARFDADAAAALERGDARWLVEALGTPDGRRAHPTPEHYLPLLYAAGAAGADPVRFPITGFDMGSLSMRAALFG